One Nicotiana sylvestris chromosome 12, ASM39365v2, whole genome shotgun sequence genomic window carries:
- the LOC138868171 gene encoding uncharacterized protein: MPSQYLVHHAHAYAQPPPYPQWRAPVPQNTYPAPQNAYPPPQPYQNPNGSNFRSRPEYRRERQQRKQTFTPLGESYASLFQRLRQLDVLRPIESKIPNPPPKNLDYSLRCAYCSDAPGHDIEKCWNLKRAIYELIDTNQIVVQSPDASSINQNPLLAHEETHMIEIVHKDGETRKSSKSIMMIQASESNLVKAPDSTKAKPLTVEGAIEKPSSLNLKPPVLVVKGPSKDIGANPESSKVVVPGIPSKPIIVVKGAPITPIITKPVTQLPVVDSKAVSWNYKQVIVIYKGKEIEEEVNETGGLTCSRRCFTPEELRKAKPFNDSQMPVKKSVTDKEVEEFLKKMKVQDFSIVEQLRKTPAQISLLSLMIHSDEHRTVLMKILNEAHVPGKIIVNHLKKIASKIFEGTEQNRALYLTVKCEDSVVSRVLVDNGSSANICPLSTLQKLKIGTERIHFNIVCVRGFDGGGKDSVGDIMLELSIGPVEFTMEFQVLDVDVSYNQLLGRA, from the exons ATGCCATCCCAATACCTTGTTCACCATGCACATgcatatgctcaaccccctccttaCCCACAATGGCGTGCCCCAGTCCCACAGAATActtacccagctccacaaaatgcctatccacctccACAACCTTACCAAAACCCCAATGGTTCAAATTTTCGATCAAGGCCAGAGTATAGAAGAGAGAGGCAGCAGCGAAAACAAACTTTTACTCCGCTTGGAGAGTCCTATGCTAGTCTATTTCAAAGGTTAAGGCAGTTGGATGTATTGAGGCCGATtgagtcaaagataccaaatcctcctccaaagaacctCGATTATTCCCTGAGATGTGCCTATTGTTCTGATGCtccagggcatgacatagagaagtgctgGAATTTGAAAAGGGCAATCTATGAGCTCATTGATACAAACCAAATTGTAGTCCAAAGCCCAGACGCATCAagcatcaaccaaaaccctttgcTAGCCCATGAAGAGAcacatatgattgaaatagttcacAAGGATGGGGAGACCAGGAAGTCTTCTAAGTCCATCATGATGATTCAGGCTAGTGAAAGTAATTTGGTTAAAGCTCCAGACTCTACCAAAGCAAAGCCCTTGACAGTTGAAGGGGCTATAGAAAAGCCGAGCTCACTCAATCTAAAGCCACCGGTGTTGGTCGTGAAAGGGCCTTCAAAAGATATTGGGGCAAATCCGGAAAGTTCAAAGGTGGTAGTGCCAGGGATTCCAAGTAAGCCTATCATAGTTGTGAAAGGGGCTCCTATCACCCCTATCATCACTAAACCAGTGACCCAGCTACCAGTGGTTGATTCCAAGGCTGTTTCGTGGAATTACAAACAAGTGATAGTGatatacaaaggaaaagaaatagaggaAGAAGTTAATGAAACTGGAGGATTGACTTGTTCTAGGAGATGTTTCACCCCAGAAGAATTAAGGAAAGCCAAGCCATTCAATGATAGCCAAATGCCAGTAAAGAAATCGGTCACCGATAAAGAGGTTGAGGAgttcctgaaaaagatgaaagtgcaggatttttccattgtggagcagttaaggaaaacaccagctcagaTTTCCCTTTTGTCTTTGATGATACATTCAGACGAACATCGTACGGTCctgatgaagattttgaatgaggcacatgttccTGGTAAGATCATAGTGAATCACTTAAAAAAGATAGCTAGTAAGATCTTCGAA GGTACAGAACAAAATCGAGCTCTTTATCTCACGGTGAAGTGCGAAGATTCTGTTGTCTCGAGGGTTTTGGTTGACAATGGCTCTAGTGCGAATATTTGTCCCTTGTCTACTCTGCAAAAATTGAAGATTGGCACCGAACGAATCCACTTTAACATCGTGTGTGTTCGAGGCTTTGATGGGGGAGGTAAAGATTCTGTTGGAGATATAATGCTTGAATTGtcgatagggccagttgagttcaccatggaattccaagtgttagatGTGGATGTTTCCTACAATCAGTTATTGGGCAGGGCCTAG